The following coding sequences lie in one Arabidopsis thaliana chromosome 3, partial sequence genomic window:
- the HAL3A gene encoding HAL3-like protein A (HAL3-like protein A (HAL3A); CONTAINS InterPro DOMAIN/s: Flavoprotein (InterPro:IPR003382); BEST Arabidopsis thaliana protein match is: Flavoprotein (TAIR:AT1G48605.1); Has 7047 Blast hits to 7045 proteins in 2495 species: Archae - 186; Bacteria - 4343; Metazoa - 125; Fungi - 269; Plants - 90; Viruses - 5; Other Eukaryotes - 2029 (source: NCBI BLink).) → MENGKRDRQDMEVNTTPRKPRVLLAASGSVAAIKFGNLCHCFTEWAEVRAVVTKSSLHFLDKLSLPQEVTLYTDEDEWSSWNKIGDPVLHIELRRWADVLVIAPLSANTLGKIAGGLCDNLLTCIIRAWDYTKPLFVAPAMNTLMWNNPFTERHLLSLDELGITLIPPIKKRLACGDYGNGAMAEPSLIYSTVRLFWESQAHQQTGGTS, encoded by the exons ATGGAGAATGGGAAAAGAGACAGACAAGACATGGAAGTGAATACCACACCGAGGAAGCCTCGTGTACTACTCGCTGCAAGTGGAAGCGTCGCTGCTATCAAATTCGGCAATCTCTGCCATTGCTTCACCGAATGGGCAGAAGTCAGAGCCGTCGTTACGAAATCATCTCTACATTTCCTCGATAAACTCTCTCTCCCACAAGAAGTGACTCTGTATactgatgaagatgaatgGTCTAGCTGGAACAAGATCGGTGATCCTGTCCTTCACATCGAGCTTAGACGTTGGGCTGATGTTTTAGTCATTGCTCCTTTGTCTGCTAACACCTTAGGCAAG ATTGCTGGTGGGCTTTGTGATAATCTTCTGACTTGCATTATACGAGCTTGGGACTATACCAAACCACTGTTTGTTGCTCCAGCTATGAATACTTTGATGTGGAACAATCCTTTCACTGAAAGGCATCTTTTGTCTCTTGATGAACTGGGAATCACACTTATTCCTCCTATCAAGAAGAGACTTGCCTGTGGAGACTACGGTAATGGAGCTATGGCTGAGCCCTCTCTTATCTATTCCACTGTCAGACTCTTCTGGGAGTCTCAGGCTCATCAGCAAACCGGTGGAACTAGTTAA
- the HON4 gene encoding winged-helix DNA-binding transcription factor family protein (HON4; FUNCTIONS IN: DNA binding; INVOLVED IN: nucleosome assembly; LOCATED IN: nucleus, nucleosome; EXPRESSED IN: 23 plant structures; EXPRESSED DURING: 13 growth stages; CONTAINS InterPro DOMAIN/s: Winged helix-turn-helix transcription repressor DNA-binding (InterPro:IPR011991), A.T hook-like (InterPro:IPR020478), AT hook, DNA-binding motif (InterPro:IPR017956), Histone H1/H5 (InterPro:IPR005818); BEST Arabidopsis thaliana protein match is: high mobility group A5 (TAIR:AT1G48620.1); Has 2301 Blast hits to 2184 proteins in 377 species: Archae - 0; Bacteria - 351; Metazoa - 868; Fungi - 344; Plants - 528; Viruses - 17; Other Eukaryotes - 193 (source: NCBI BLink).), translating into MDPSLGDPHHPPQFTPFPHFPTSNHHPLGPNPYNNHVVFQPQPQTQTQIPQPQMFQLSPHVSMPHPPYSEMICAAIAALNEPDGSSKMAISRYIERCYTGLTSAHAALLTHHLKTLKTSGVLSMVKKSYKIAGSSTPPASVAVAAAAAAQGLDVPRSEILHSSNNDPMASGSASQPLKRGRGRPPKPKPESQPQPLQQLPPTNQVQANGQPIWEQQQVQSPVPVPTPVTESAKRGPGRPRKNGSAAPATAPIVQASVMAGIMKRRGRPPGRRAAGRQRKPKSVSSTASVYPYVANGARRRGRPRRVVDPSSIVSVAPVGGENVAAVAPGMKRGRGRPPKIGGVISRLIMKPKRGRGRPVGRPRKIGTSVTTGTQDSGELKKKFDIFQEKVKEIVKVLKDGVTSENQAVVQAIKDLEALTVTETVEPQVMEEVQPEETAAPQTEAQQTEAAETQGGQEEGQEREGETQTQTEAEAMQEALF; encoded by the exons ATGGATCCATCTCTTGGTGATCCTCATCATCCTCCTCAGTTCACCCCTTTTCCTCATTTTCCCACCTCCAATCATCATCCTTTAGGACCAAATCCGTACAATAACCATGTCGTCTTCCAACCGCAGccgcaaacgcaaacgcaaatCCCGCAACCGCAGATGTTTCAGTTATCTCCACATGTTTCAATGCCCCACCCTCCTTACTCCGAA ATGATTTGCGCTGCGATTGCGGCGTTAAACGAACCGGATGGTTCGAGCAAGATGGCAATTTCGAGATACATCGAGAGATGTTACACCGGTTTAACTTCTGCTCATGCTGCTTTGTTGACTCACCATCTCAAGACTTTGAAGACCAGTGGTGTTCTTTCTATGGTTAAGAAATCTTACAAAATTGCTGGTTCTTCTACTCCTCCTGCTAGTGtagctgttgctgctgctgccgCCGCTCAAGGTCTCGATGTTCCCAGATCTGAGATTCTCCATTCAAGTAACAACGATCCCATGGCTTCTGGCTCTGCTTCTCAGCCTCTGAAACGAGGTCGTGGTCGTCCTCCTAAGCCTAAACCTGAATCTCAACCACAACCACTACAGCAACTTCCACCGACCAATCAAGTCCAGGCTAACGGACAGCCAATCTGGGAACAGCAGCAAGTTCAATCACCTGTTCCGGTTCCGACTCCGGTTACAGAGTCGGCGAAGAGAGGACCTGGTCGTCCAAGGAAGAACGGTTCTGCTGCTCCTGCTACTGCACCAATCGTTCAAGCTTCGGTTATGGCTGGAATTATGAAACGTAGAGGTAGACCACCGGGTCGTCGAGCTGCTGGGAGACAGAGGAAGCCCAAATCCGTTTCTTCTACTGCCTCTGTGTATCCTTATGTTGCTAATGGTGCTAGACGCAGAGGAAGGCCTAGGAGAGTTGTTGACCCTAGCAGTATTGTTAGTGTTGCTCCAGTAGGTGGTGAAAATGTGGCAGCGGTTGCGCCAGGGATGAAGCGTGGACGTGGACGACCACCTAAGATTGGTGGTGTTATCAGTAGGCTTATTATGAAGCCTAAGAGAGGACGAGGACGTCCTGTAGGTAGACCCAGAAAG ATTGGAACATCAGTCACGACTGGGACACAAGATTCTGGAGAACtcaagaagaagtttgatattttt CaagagaaagtgaaagaaatTGTGAAGGTGTTGAAGGATGGAGTTACAAGTGAGAATCAAGCAGTGGTGCAAGCCATAAAAGATCTGGAAGCACTAACAGTGACGGAGACCGTTGAGCCACAAGTTATGGAAGAAGTGCAGCCAGAGGAGACTGCAGCACCACAGACTGAAGCTCAACAAACTGAAGCTGCTGAGACACAAGGAGGACAAGAAGAAGgacaagaaagagaaggagaaacacaGACCCAGACAGAAGCAGAGGCAATGCAAGAAGCTCTGTTCTGA
- the HON4 gene encoding winged-helix DNA-binding transcription factor family protein codes for MDPSLGDPHHPPQFTPFPHFPTSNHHPLGPNPYNNHVVFQPQPQTQTQIPQPQMFQLSPHVSMPHPPYSEMICAAIAALNEPDGSSKMAISRYIERCYTGLTSAHAALLTHHLKTLKTSGVLSMVKKSYKIAGSSTPPASVAVAAAAAAQGLDVPRSEILHSSNNDPMASGSASQPLKRGRGRPPKPKPESQPQPLQQLPPTNQVQANGQPIWEQQQVQSPVPVPTPVTESAKRGPGRPRKNGSAAPATAPIVQASVMAGIMKRRGRPPGRRAAGRQRKPKSVSSTASVYPYVANGARRRGRPRRVVDPSSIVSVAPVGGENVAAVAPGMKRGRGRPPKIGGVISRLIMKPKRGRGRPVGRPRKVNFHIPQFCIRDLDFAISDVYCA; via the exons ATGGATCCATCTCTTGGTGATCCTCATCATCCTCCTCAGTTCACCCCTTTTCCTCATTTTCCCACCTCCAATCATCATCCTTTAGGACCAAATCCGTACAATAACCATGTCGTCTTCCAACCGCAGccgcaaacgcaaacgcaaatCCCGCAACCGCAGATGTTTCAGTTATCTCCACATGTTTCAATGCCCCACCCTCCTTACTCCGAA ATGATTTGCGCTGCGATTGCGGCGTTAAACGAACCGGATGGTTCGAGCAAGATGGCAATTTCGAGATACATCGAGAGATGTTACACCGGTTTAACTTCTGCTCATGCTGCTTTGTTGACTCACCATCTCAAGACTTTGAAGACCAGTGGTGTTCTTTCTATGGTTAAGAAATCTTACAAAATTGCTGGTTCTTCTACTCCTCCTGCTAGTGtagctgttgctgctgctgccgCCGCTCAAGGTCTCGATGTTCCCAGATCTGAGATTCTCCATTCAAGTAACAACGATCCCATGGCTTCTGGCTCTGCTTCTCAGCCTCTGAAACGAGGTCGTGGTCGTCCTCCTAAGCCTAAACCTGAATCTCAACCACAACCACTACAGCAACTTCCACCGACCAATCAAGTCCAGGCTAACGGACAGCCAATCTGGGAACAGCAGCAAGTTCAATCACCTGTTCCGGTTCCGACTCCGGTTACAGAGTCGGCGAAGAGAGGACCTGGTCGTCCAAGGAAGAACGGTTCTGCTGCTCCTGCTACTGCACCAATCGTTCAAGCTTCGGTTATGGCTGGAATTATGAAACGTAGAGGTAGACCACCGGGTCGTCGAGCTGCTGGGAGACAGAGGAAGCCCAAATCCGTTTCTTCTACTGCCTCTGTGTATCCTTATGTTGCTAATGGTGCTAGACGCAGAGGAAGGCCTAGGAGAGTTGTTGACCCTAGCAGTATTGTTAGTGTTGCTCCAGTAGGTGGTGAAAATGTGGCAGCGGTTGCGCCAGGGATGAAGCGTGGACGTGGACGACCACCTAAGATTGGTGGTGTTATCAGTAGGCTTATTATGAAGCCTAAGAGAGGACGAGGACGTCCTGTAGGTAGACCCAGAAAGGTAAATTTTCACATCCCCCAATTCTGTATTCGTGATCTCGATTTTGCAATATCTGACGTTTACTGTGCATGA